The following are from one region of the Falco naumanni isolate bFalNau1 chromosome 20 unlocalized genomic scaffold, bFalNau1.pat SUPER_20_unloc_1, whole genome shotgun sequence genome:
- the PFDN5 gene encoding LOW QUALITY PROTEIN: prefoldin subunit 5 (The sequence of the model RefSeq protein was modified relative to this genomic sequence to represent the inferred CDS: deleted 1 base in 1 codon) — MAQAVNVGELTLPQLELLKGQLDQEVEFLSSSIAQLKVVQTKYVEAKDCLNVLNKGNEGKDLLVPLTSSMYVPGKLSDVERVLIDVGTGYYVEKTADDARDFFKRKIDFLTKQMEKIQPALQEKHAMKQAVVEMMSQKIQQLTALGAAQGATTKA; from the exons ATGGCGCAGGCGGTGAACGTG GGGGAACTGACGCTGCCGCAGCTGGAGCTACTCAAGGGGCAGCTCGACCAG GAGGTGGAATTCCTCTCGTCCTCCATCGCGCAGCTCAAGGTGGTGCAGACCAAGTACGTGGAAGCCAAGGATTGCCTCAACGTGCTCAACAAGGGCAACGAAG GGAAGGACCTGCTGGTGCCCCTCACCAGCTCT ATGTACGTCCCCGGGAAGCTCTCGGACGTCGAGCGTGTCCTGATCGATGTCGGCACTGGCTACTACGTGGAGAAG ACTGCAGATGATGCCCGAGACTTTTTCAAGCGGAAAATCGACTTCCTGACCAAGCAGATGGAGAAGATCCAGCCGGCGCTGCAGGAGAAGCACGCCATGAAGCAGG ccGTGGTGGAAATGATGAGCCAGAAGATCCAGCAGCTGACGGCCCTGGGAGCGGCGCAGGGTGCAACCACCAAGGCGTAG